In Aedes albopictus strain Foshan chromosome 3, AalbF5, whole genome shotgun sequence, the following are encoded in one genomic region:
- the LOC109407580 gene encoding LOW QUALITY PROTEIN: uncharacterized protein LOC109407580 (The sequence of the model RefSeq protein was modified relative to this genomic sequence to represent the inferred CDS: deleted 2 bases in 1 codon), which translates to MSAPIVITVPTKYIPINLAPLAIKTESRSASLSDADESTSSMDEFLVRGKKRRLDHLTWEEKLQRKKLKNRVAAQTSRDRKKAKMEEMEQTIQQQTDQISELQLKCASLQAEKDTYYSKCLELESRQEELERRLNDLAAPTVGHSHHRQQVGTPIDPSSLTQCWLCFHPTRISSIRPNPSAAGIFFNGSTDDTESGQDDGPEDRRRKGSNAVEDSCSLPALQDMLEEFDVSKLEELAESLLANVTSELEGADAGSIPVDAQGSSPSGGMPGPVVGTPSERLESSEETDQGSSLNILNTHNYSKSPFHAEKPHSTGQQQSNIGLPASTILGTYDNESTCITIILNDDDEELPLEEEIICEEAGEDFFSHHDQGDFKVKLEPVRELLSPIPSTCSNYSSSDDLKPTATEEDVFKCPLTPSSFVSDGGYESLGSPNHVSTDFNLTASSWDGFWNLDLFPILTDMN; encoded by the exons ATGAGTGCCCCAATCGTCATCACCGTACCGACCAAGTACATCCCGATCAATTTGGCCCCGTTGGCCATCAAGACCGAATCCAGGTCGGCGTCCCTGTCGGACGCGGACGAGTCCACCTCGTCGATGGATGAGTTCCTGGTGCGCGGCAAGAAACGCCGCCTGGACCATCTGACATGggaggagaaacttcagaggaa GAAATTGAAGAACCGTGTCGCCGCACAAACTTCACGCGACCGGAAGAAAGCCAAAATGGAAGAAATGGAACAAACCATCCAACAGCAGACAGACCAAATAAGCGAACTGCAACTGAAATGCGCCTCGCTCCAAGCGGAAAAGGACACCTACTACAGTAAATGTCTCGAGCTGGAAAGCCGCCAGGAGGAGCTAGAGCGACGGCTCAACGATCTC GCAGCACCTACAGTTGGCCACAGCCACCACCGCCAACAAGTCGGAACCCCAATCGACCCCAGTAGCCTCACACAGTGTTGGCTCTGCTTCCACCCTACTAGGATCAGCAGCATCCGCCCAAACCCCTCAGCAGCAGGGATCTTTTTCAATGGAAGCACAGACGACACTGAGTCAGGACAGGACGACGGGCCCGAAGACCGACGAAGAAAAGGTAGCAACGCTGTGGAAGATAGTTGCTCTCTGCCTGCTCTACAGGACATGCTCGAAGAATTCGACGTGTCCAAGCTGGAAGAGCTCGCCGAAAGCCTCCTCGCTAATGTCACAAGCGAGCTGGAAGGAGCTGATGCGGGAAGCATCCCGGTTGATGCCCAAGGCTCAAGCCCCAGCGGCGGAATGCCTGGACCAGTGGTGGGGACCCCATCAGAACGGCTGGAATCCAGCGAAGAAACTGATCAAGGAAGCAGcctgaacatcctgaacacccaCAACTACTCCAAGTCACCCTTTCATGCGGAGAAACCGCACAGCACTGGCCAACAGCAATCTAACATTGGCCTCCCAGCGTCAACGATCCTCGGAACCTACGACAACGAAAGCACCTGTATCACAATCAtcctcaacgacgacgacgaggaactTCCACTGGAGGAGGAAATCATTTGCGAAGAAGCCGGAGAAGACTTCTTCAGCCACCATGACCAAGGCGACTTCAAAGTCAAActggaaccggttcgggaacttCTCTCACCCATCCCGAGCACCTGTTCCAACTACTCTTCTTCGGATGACCTGAAACCGACCGCCACGGAGGAGGACGTTTTCAAGTGTCCCCTGACGCCGAGTTCCTTCGTGTCGGACGGTGGCTACGAATCGTTGGGTTCGCCCAACCACGTTTCTACGGACTTCAACTTGACCGCCAGTTCGTGGGACGGATTTTGGAATCTGGATCTGTTTCCCATTCTAACGGATATGAACTAA